TTACAGGCGATGAGGAATTTTCAGGAACTCCGGTATTCAATGAAGCAATATCGCAATTGACTGAACCCGGAATAACAAGACGGGTACCGGTTACACTAACAGATTTGGACGGTTTAGTGACTGTTAGTTCAGAAGATCAAGTTCTTTCTACCGTTGTTACAGAGGTAGATGGCACAGTTACAGTTTACGTCACTTGGTGTCCAATTACTGATGAGACTTACGCCACATATTCGGAACCTTACATCGGTGATCCAATTGAAACAACGCAAGTGCCTGTCACTGTAACAGATCCTAATGGTGAAGTTACGGTGACTTCAGAAACTCAATTCCTATCTACCGTTATCACAGAAGTAGATGGCACAGTTACAATTTACACAACTTGGTGTCCACTCACAGAGGAGACTCAAACGACACATCCCGAATCTTATATTGGTAATTCGATTGAAACAATAGCGGTCCCAGTTATTCAAGCTTATCCTGATGATCTATTTACAGAAACTTCAGAATCTCAATTCCGTCCTACTGTTACCATAGAAACTGATATTATCGTTTCCTCTTACATCATCGTGTGTTTGGTGACACCGGAGCCAATTCCTGTCATTTCGGAATCTGAGATCATCGACGTATTTActgataatgaagataCAACAACCAGTACAAGGACCATTACAGTTACGATTACGGAAATACAGACGCCGATCACTGTCAGCGACACACAAGTTTTTATATCTTCACCACTGAATTCCAATTACGAATCTTCAATATACACTACATGGTACCCTGACACAGATCCGGATTTTCCCTCGTCAACAACAGATGAATCTTTCTCCGAGTCACCTTCAAAGCAGACACCATCAATAGAATCTGTACAATATACTCCAGAGACAGATTTCCCAGAGCCAACGTTTAATCCACCTGCCGATGTGCCGTCTGTAACTATTACATCCGATGTGCCGTCTGTAATTAGTCCATCCGACGTGCCATCTGTAATTAGTCCATCCGATGTGCCATCTGTAGCTAGTCCATCCGATGTGCCATCTGTAACTAGTCCATCCGATGATTTATGGTCAACACCTCCTACACTGGACACTGACGTTATTGGTTCAGGAACCGACTTAGATGACTCAACTACAGCGCCATCAAGTCCTCCAAATATCCCCGAGGTGACACCCCTTCCTTATGAATTTCCCTCCAGTCAACTTTCTGATCCCTTCGTGGATAATTCAACGTCGGAACAACCTACGCCAACTCCGCAATCAACTATAACCTCTAAACTGACGACCTACGTGGTTATAAGATCAACGCAGACTGTCTCAATTGAGGTGTTTACTTCAGATATTTTAATAGATAACGAAATTAGCATGTCATTTATGTTTCCAAGCAGTTCGGTTTCGACAATTTCGACAATGGTTGCCGCAGGTGATGCATTATTTGAACGCTCTATTGTACTTCGCGCTGTTGCAGTACTAGCATTGTGGCTATTTTAAATAGATACCCTCCTTTAAATAATATAAGCGTATAAATGCATCCATATATATTGTTTTTCTTGATTGAAATGTTTCGCTATTAGTTGTAATATATATTGACTAAAACATTGAACTTACgattaaaattaaaattCTAATTTTTATTTTAGCAATGCAAACTTTCGATTGGAACTTTGTGGAAGAATTGGTCTAGTATGTCTTGGTTTAGATGTCAAACTTCACTTCTCTCTTAAACTTATTGATAAACAAAACTGATAAACAAAACTGAAACTATTACTACCATTAATAAATTATAGAACTACTTCATTGGTATACTTAACCATCAGCCAAAgaataaaaaaaaataaaaaaaatcaatAATATAGTAAGTATCGAAATGAAATAAGTATCAGGGATATAATAATAGCGCCAAGTGTTCAGTTGCTTCTAATCGGGGAAATTTTATGTTTAAGTGGCAAAGCAAAAGTAGCCCTATATAACTATGGTCTATCATCCATAGGATATTCATGCTTCATGAGGTCACTCTCGATATCATtgtcatcatcatcttccATATCCTCATCATCCATTTCGTCGTCGTCCTCTTCTTCTAATTCATCGTCATCCTCGTCTTCTTCAATGCTCATGTCCtcctcttcatcttcttcattctCTTCCAAGAATGAAGGTTCCTTTTCTGGATCCCATAGAGCAATTGCGACGTTATTTGTTGCAAATGTGAC
The Eremothecium sinecaudum strain ATCC 58844 chromosome II, complete sequence DNA segment above includes these coding regions:
- a CDS encoding HBR414Wp (Non-syntenic homolog of Ashbya gossypii AEL023C; Non-syntenic homolog of Saccharomyces cerevisiae YIR019C (MUC1)), which gives rise to MRLFISVILLCYTLHEAIAGFEGGQDHSPILPRRLTDHFGREFSAPVSNANSPFADESTFVEVYEAPLVKKSEVVDEVLNKTSEIGAPSESDPETPAIPAAQQGSSQIFGDLHESFTEVSELTHFTQESTLETSDAIRGSDPETSAPPENLSAAQAQEARNDAVGGDDPDATQAPDAANDTYAGHTQSGITEEQPLTNSITGDEEFSGTPVFNEAISQLTEPGITRRVPVTLTDLDGLVTVSSEDQVLSTVVTEVDGTVTVYVTWCPITDETYATYSEPYIGDPIETTQVPVTVTDPNGEVTVTSETQFLSTVITEVDGTVTIYTTWCPLTEETQTTHPESYIGNSIETIAVPVIQAYPDDLFTETSESQFRPTVTIETDIIVSSYIIVCLVTPEPIPVISESEIIDVFTDNEDTTTSTRTITVTITEIQTPITVSDTQVFISSPLNSNYESSIYTTWYPDTDPDFPSSTTDESFSESPSKQTPSIESVQYTPETDFPEPTFNPPADVPSVTITSDVPSVISPSDVPSVISPSDVPSVASPSDVPSVTSPSDDLWSTPPTLDTDVIGSGTDLDDSTTAPSSPPNIPEVTPLPYEFPSSQLSDPFVDNSTSEQPTPTPQSTITSKLTTYVVIRSTQTVSIEVFTSDILIDNEISMSFMFPSSSVSTISTMVAAGDALFERSIVLRAVAVLALWLF